From the Culicoidibacter larvae genome, one window contains:
- a CDS encoding YolD-like family protein, with the protein MLKPDKVRKIEKWYPFAALSDPIAGQYHLDRINNLKTQPELSEEQIEEINQVMLDIRPKETKIALKYFNSGQIVAITGRVDKVDMIDRFIIIQDTKYEFTAFISIELAGENGE; encoded by the coding sequence ATGCTTAAACCGGATAAAGTACGAAAAATAGAGAAGTGGTACCCATTTGCAGCGCTCTCTGATCCAATCGCTGGCCAGTATCACCTGGATCGTATTAATAATTTGAAAACACAGCCAGAGTTATCGGAAGAGCAGATAGAAGAAATTAACCAGGTTATGTTGGATATCCGGCCGAAGGAAACCAAAATTGCGCTCAAATACTTCAATAGTGGGCAAATAGTAGCAATCACCGGCAGAGTTGATAAGGTTGATATGATTGATCGCTTCATAATCATTCAGGATACAAAGTATGAATTTACAGCATTCATTTCTATTGAGCTTGCGGGTGAAAACGGTGAGTAG